GGAACCGGTCCCGGATGTGGTGCTCGATGCAGGTCTGCGGGAACCGGGAGAAGGCGCGCAACTGGCGGGAACGGCGCGCGCTGAGCGTGTCGTAGGCCGGGCCGGGCGCGGGCCGGGCGCGGGCTGGGCGCGGGCTGGGCTGGGCGCGGGCTGGGCTGGGCGCGGGCTGGGCTGGGCGCGGTCGGGCTGGGCGCGGTCGGGCTGGGCGCGGACGGGCTGGGCGCGGCTGGGCTGGACCGGTTGAGTCGGGCTGGTTGGGTCGGGCTGGGCTGGGCGGGTCGGGGTTGGCTGTGTCGCGTCGGGCGTTGTCCGCCCGCCCAGCCCCACCCAGGCCACCCCGCACAAGCCCCGAAGAGCACCCGCCTGCGGCGGAGCCGCCCTGCGGCGGCCGGCACGGCCCCGGCTCCGCCGGGCCGTGCGCCCCGCGCGCAGCGCGGGTCCGCGCGCGAAGCGCGCTGGGCGCGCCCGCGCGCCTGGCTTGTGCAGGGTGGCCTGGGTGGGGGTGGGCGGGCGGACAACGCCCGACGCGACAAAGCCCCCGCACCCCGCCCCGCGCTCGCCCGCACCCCGCACCGCGCTCGCCCTGCGCCCGCCCGCACCCCGCCCCGCGCTCGCCCTGCGCCCGCCCGCACCCCGCCCCGCGCCCGCCCCGCGCCCGCCCGCACCCGCCCTGCGCCCGCCCCGCGCTCGCCCTGCGCCCGCCCTGCGCCCGCCCGCACCCCGCCCTGCGCCCGCCCGCGCTCGTCCTGCGCCCGTCCTGCGCCCGCCCGCGCTCGTCCTGCGCCCGCCCGCGCTCGCCCTGCGTCCTCCCGCGCCCGCCCAGCGCCCACCCTGCGCCCGGCGGCCCGTGTCACACCACCAGCTGGCCCACCGCGTAGATCACCAACCCCGCCAACGCGCCCACCACCGTGCCGTTGATCCGGATGAACTGCAGGTCCCGCCCCACCTGCAACTCGATCTTCCGCGAAGTCTCCTCCGCATCCCACCGCTCCACCGTGTCCGTGATCAGCGTCGTGATCTCGTGCCGGTAGTTCGACACCACGTGCCCCGCCGCGCCTTCCAGCCACCCGTCGACCTTGGCGCGCATGGTGTCGTCCTCGACCAGTCGCCGCCCGAACGACATCAACCCCTCCCGGACGCGCTTGCGCAGCTCCGACGACGGATCCTCGGCGGCCGTCAGCAGCATGCCCTTCGCCGTCCCCCAGGCCGACCCGATCAGGCGTTGCACGTCCGGGTGGTCGATCACCTGCTGCTTCACGTTCTCCGCCCGCTGCATGGTGGCCGGGTCGTGCTGCAGGTCGGCCGCGAACTCGATCAGGAAGTGGTCCACCGCCTGGCGCATCGGGTGGTTGACGTCGGTCTTCACCGCCCACGCGAAGTTCAGCAGCTCCGAGTACACCTTGTCGGCCAGCAGGGAGTCCACGAACTTCGGCGACCACGTCGGCGCGCGGTCGGACACGACCGTCATGACCCGGTCGTAGTTGTCGCGCACCCAGTCGTAGGCCCGGTCGCACACCAGGTCCACCAGCTTGTGGTGCGCACCGTCCGTCAGCACCTGCCCGAGCAGCTTGCCCAGCGGCGGGCCCCAGGGCTGGTCGGTCAGCCGCCGGACGACCGCCTGCTCGACGATCGCCTGCACGTCGTCGTCCCGCAGCACCGTGACCGCGCCCTTGATGACGTTGG
This DNA window, taken from Saccharothrix variisporea, encodes the following:
- a CDS encoding DUF445 domain-containing protein, encoding MKLVATGFFLAATAIFLVALVFEDGGPAWIGYVRAAAEAGMVGALADWFAVTALFRRPLGLPIPHTAIIPTRKNTFGDALGSFVGTNFLAEDVVKDKLRRVGVARRVGAWVSVPDNAERVTSELANVIKGAVTVLRDDDVQAIVEQAVVRRLTDQPWGPPLGKLLGQVLTDGAHHKLVDLVCDRAYDWVRDNYDRVMTVVSDRAPTWSPKFVDSLLADKVYSELLNFAWAVKTDVNHPMRQAVDHFLIEFAADLQHDPATMQRAENVKQQVIDHPDVQRLIGSAWGTAKGMLLTAAEDPSSELRKRVREGLMSFGRRLVEDDTMRAKVDGWLEGAAGHVVSNYRHEITTLITDTVERWDAEETSRKIELQVGRDLQFIRINGTVVGALAGLVIYAVGQLVV